In one window of Romboutsia hominis DNA:
- a CDS encoding sensor histidine kinase, with protein MINKNVFSKTKNRLIKINIAVVVAFLIIFSIFIYSYFKGLTYSNIDKNLKAELENITMQLNNRSIFYPIVLKDPSNMVYVYEGNRIRYYTENGYFNELLPRPKNNKNDTFFTYTENGYTFRELNIDIGKYKIQIIRNIDSERNSLKQLIFVFIIGVLVAVIITYFVALYLTKKALIPIETAWNNQAKFVQDASHELRTPIAIVSSKLESLLKHPDSTISDEVESIADAMKETRRIKKMISDLLSLSKEDSTNDIIKENVDINIMIDEISKNYADIAEIQEKEFHTNIKLKNKKIFTDKNKLRQLLLIFIDNSFKYTKSGDSISISAYEQNNDIIIYIKDTGMGIKKEDIDYIFDRFFRSNSIRHKDIDGSGIGLSIAKMIAINLGITITVDSKENEYTYFKLIIPR; from the coding sequence ATGATAAATAAAAATGTATTTAGTAAAACTAAAAATCGTTTAATAAAAATAAATATAGCTGTAGTAGTAGCATTTCTTATAATATTTTCTATATTTATATATTCTTACTTTAAAGGACTTACATATAGCAATATAGACAAAAATCTTAAAGCTGAATTAGAAAATATAACTATGCAACTTAATAATAGATCTATATTTTATCCAATAGTGTTAAAAGACCCAAGTAATATGGTCTATGTTTATGAGGGAAATAGAATAAGATATTACACAGAAAATGGCTATTTTAATGAACTATTACCAAGACCTAAAAATAATAAGAATGATACTTTCTTTACGTACACTGAAAATGGATATACTTTTAGAGAATTAAACATTGATATTGGTAAATATAAAATACAAATAATAAGAAATATAGATTCGGAAAGAAACTCGTTAAAACAACTTATATTTGTATTTATAATAGGAGTATTAGTAGCTGTAATAATAACATATTTTGTAGCACTTTATTTAACTAAAAAAGCACTAATACCAATAGAAACTGCTTGGAATAATCAAGCTAAATTTGTTCAGGATGCATCTCATGAGCTTAGAACTCCAATAGCCATAGTATCTTCAAAGTTAGAAAGCTTATTAAAGCATCCAGATAGTACTATATCTGATGAAGTTGAATCTATAGCTGATGCTATGAAAGAAACAAGAAGAATAAAGAAGATGATAAGTGATTTATTATCATTAAGTAAAGAAGATAGTACTAATGATATTATAAAAGAAAATGTAGATATAAATATAATGATAGATGAGATAAGTAAAAATTATGCAGATATAGCAGAGATTCAAGAAAAAGAATTTCATACTAACATTAAATTAAAGAATAAAAAAATATTTACAGATAAAAATAAGTTAAGACAGTTATTATTAATATTTATAGATAACTCTTTTAAATACACAAAAAGTGGGGATAGTATATCAATAAGTGCTTATGAACAAAATAACGATATTATAATATATATAAAAGATACTGGAATGGGTATAAAAAAAGAAGATATCGATTATATATTTGACAGATTTTTTAGAAGCAATAGTATAAGACATAAAGATATAGATGGCTCAGGAATAGGATTATCTATTGCAAAAATGATTGCTATAAATCTTGGTATAACAATAACTGTAGATTCTAAAGAAAATGAGTATACATATTTTAAACTAATAATCCCTAGATAA
- a CDS encoding NADH peroxidase translates to MKKFVCTVCGYIHEGETAPEKCPVCGVGADKFEEMKGEMVWADEHRIGVAKGIDEEILEGLRANFVGECTEVGMYLAMSRQADREGYPEVAEAYKRIAFEEAEHAAKFAELLGEVVVADTKANLKARVDAEYGATEGKLKIAKRAKELGLDAIHDTVHEMCKDEARHGKAFLGLLERHFDAK, encoded by the coding sequence ATGAAAAAATTTGTTTGTACAGTATGTGGATATATACATGAAGGAGAAACTGCACCAGAGAAATGTCCAGTATGTGGAGTTGGAGCTGATAAGTTTGAAGAAATGAAAGGTGAAATGGTTTGGGCTGACGAGCATAGAATAGGGGTTGCTAAAGGTATAGATGAAGAAATATTAGAAGGACTTAGAGCAAACTTTGTTGGAGAATGCACAGAAGTAGGAATGTATTTAGCAATGAGCAGACAAGCTGATAGAGAAGGATATCCAGAAGTTGCAGAAGCTTATAAGAGAATAGCATTTGAAGAAGCAGAACATGCTGCTAAATTTGCAGAATTATTAGGAGAAGTTGTTGTAGCTGATACAAAAGCTAACTTAAAAGCAAGAGTAGATGCAGAGTATGGAGCAACAGAAGGAAAATTAAAAATAGCTAAGAGAGCTAAAGAATTAGGACTTGATGCTATACATGATACAGTACATGAAATGTGTAAAGATGAAGCAAGACATGGTAAAGCATTCTTAGGTTTATTAGAAAGACATTTTGATGCTAAGTAA
- a CDS encoding DedA family protein, with amino-acid sequence MELKNIIEHFMMNYGLISIFIIVALEYANVPLPSEVVLPIAGMFAYKYNFGFVNVIVVSTLGGVIGSLLNYFLGFKFGKPLIDTIGEKYPKTKSIINSSYIWLKKHDKLSVILTRVIPYARTFVSIIAGSIKMNIFTFMMCSAIGIGIWNTSLISIGYVLGDNLKFVMSLVTKYSYIMVILLLIITIVYGFIKYRLKNKKICK; translated from the coding sequence TTGGAATTAAAAAATATAATAGAACATTTTATGATGAATTATGGACTTATAAGTATATTTATAATAGTAGCACTAGAGTATGCTAATGTACCTCTTCCTAGTGAAGTAGTACTTCCAATTGCAGGTATGTTTGCATATAAATATAACTTTGGATTTGTAAATGTAATAGTAGTATCTACTTTAGGTGGGGTTATAGGTTCCTTGCTAAATTATTTTCTAGGATTTAAATTTGGAAAGCCTTTAATAGATACTATAGGTGAAAAGTATCCAAAGACCAAATCAATTATAAACTCATCTTATATTTGGTTAAAAAAGCATGATAAATTATCAGTAATTTTAACTAGAGTAATACCTTATGCTAGGACATTTGTGTCAATAATAGCAGGGTCTATAAAAATGAATATATTTACATTTATGATGTGTTCTGCTATAGGAATAGGGATTTGGAATACTTCATTAATAAGTATAGGTTATGTTTTAGGAGATAACTTAAAATTTGTAATGTCTTTAGTTACTAAATACTCATATATAATGGTTATTTTATTATTAATAATAACTATAGTATATGGATTTATAAAATATAGATTAAAAAATAAAAAAATATGCAAATAA
- a CDS encoding NADH peroxidase, translating into MKKFVCTVCGYIHEGETAPEKCPVCGVGADKFEEMKGEMVWADEHRIGVAKGIDEEILEGLRANFVGECTEVGMYLAMSRQADREGYPEVAEAYKRIAFEEAEHAAKFAELLGEVVVADTKANLKARVDAEYGATEGKLKIAKRAKELGLDAIHDTVHEMCKDEARHGKAFLGLLQRHFDAK; encoded by the coding sequence ATGAAAAAATTTGTTTGTACAGTATGTGGATATATACATGAAGGAGAAACTGCACCAGAGAAATGTCCAGTATGTGGAGTTGGAGCTGATAAGTTTGAAGAAATGAAAGGTGAAATGGTTTGGGCTGACGAGCATAGAATAGGGGTTGCTAAAGGTATAGACGAAGAAATATTAGAAGGACTTAGAGCAAACTTTGTTGGAGAATGTACAGAAGTAGGAATGTATTTAGCAATGAGTAGACAAGCTGATAGAGAAGGATATCCAGAAGTTGCAGAAGCTTATAAGAGAATAGCATTTGAAGAAGCAGAACATGCTGCTAAATTTGCAGAATTATTAGGAGAAGTTGTTGTAGCTGATACAAAAGCTAACTTAAAAGCAAGAGTAGATGCAGAGTACGGAGCAACAGAAGGAAAATTAAAAATAGCTAAGAGAGCTAAAGAATTAGGACTTGATGCTATACATGATACAGTACATGAAATGTGTAAAGATGAAGCAAGACATGGTAAAGCATTCTTAGGTTTATTACAAAGACATTTTGATGCTAAATAA
- a CDS encoding superoxide dismutase: MKKFLFITLLLTIFFNPQNIFSLSPIYTPKEPMPLPYSYDSLEPYIDKETMILHYDKHYKSYLDKLNNAIKGYPDLYACSISDLLTCLDCLPSEIAKTIKDNGGGVYNHEFFFEIMSPNRKKLHGKLKSAINRDFKSFDNFKNEFNKASLSVFGSGWAWLVSDDSGNLSIITTQNQNTPITLNLKPIIGIDVWEHAYYLKYQNKRAEYINNWFNIINWSKAEENYIQNLK; encoded by the coding sequence ATGAAAAAATTTTTATTTATAACTTTATTATTAACTATATTTTTTAATCCACAAAATATTTTCTCTTTATCTCCAATATATACCCCCAAAGAACCTATGCCTCTACCTTATTCTTATGATTCTCTTGAACCTTATATAGACAAAGAGACTATGATCTTACATTATGATAAACATTATAAATCTTACTTAGATAAATTAAATAATGCCATAAAAGGATACCCTGACCTTTATGCTTGTAGTATTTCTGATTTATTAACTTGTCTAGATTGTTTGCCTAGTGAAATAGCTAAAACTATAAAAGATAATGGTGGAGGAGTATATAATCATGAATTTTTCTTTGAAATAATGTCTCCTAATAGGAAAAAATTACATGGAAAATTAAAAAGTGCCATAAACAGAGACTTTAAATCTTTTGATAATTTTAAAAATGAATTTAATAAAGCTTCACTAAGTGTATTTGGATCTGGATGGGCATGGCTTGTATCTGATGACTCTGGAAATCTATCGATTATAACTACTCAAAATCAAAATACTCCTATTACATTAAACTTAAAACCTATAATTGGAATCGATGTATGGGAACATGCTTACTATCTAAAGTATCAAAATAAAAGGGCCGAATATATAAATAATTGGTTTAATATTATAAATTGGAGTAAAGCGGAAGAAAACTATATTCAAAATCTAAAATAA
- a CDS encoding response regulator transcription factor, which produces MKVLIVEDNSKLLESLEEELKNHFEIDSCSFGEEAIYNIKQNIYDLIILDLMLPDISGLDILKSIRKNGIDTLVLILTAKESLNDKVSAFEIGANDYLTKPFYMEELVARVYAMLRTNGKIKSNNKIVFKDLYLDTNNKTASINGEDLNLQNKQFNLLEYFIINKGTILLKEQIYDRIWGIDSDATIEIVEVYVSNLRKKLSKYGYDNYIKTKRKVGYIFDDK; this is translated from the coding sequence ATGAAGGTTTTAATTGTTGAGGATAATTCTAAACTTTTAGAAAGTCTAGAGGAGGAACTAAAAAATCATTTTGAAATAGATTCATGTAGTTTTGGAGAAGAAGCCATATACAATATTAAACAAAATATATATGATTTAATTATACTAGACTTAATGTTACCTGATATATCAGGATTAGATATATTAAAGTCTATAAGAAAAAACGGAATAGATACATTAGTACTTATTTTAACTGCTAAAGAAAGTTTAAACGATAAGGTATCAGCATTTGAGATAGGAGCAAATGATTATCTAACAAAGCCATTTTATATGGAAGAATTAGTAGCAAGAGTATATGCAATGTTAAGGACTAATGGAAAAATAAAATCTAATAATAAAATTGTATTTAAAGATTTATATTTAGATACAAATAATAAAACTGCATCTATAAATGGTGAAGATTTAAATCTTCAAAATAAGCAGTTTAATTTACTTGAGTATTTTATAATAAATAAAGGAACAATACTTTTAAAGGAACAAATATATGATAGAATTTGGGGAATAGACTCAGATGCTACTATAGAAATAGTTGAGGTTTATGTTAGCAATTTAAGAAAGAAGCTTAGCAAGTACGGATATGATAACTATATAAAAACTAAAAGAAAAGTAGGTTATATATTTGATGATAAATAA
- a CDS encoding metal-dependent hydrolase produces MVKETHTKGGYIFALLALPYLYKTFLNNYSVFYKAILLLIYTYFAYIGSLYPDIDMRGSYISKRYPIIYKYFGSRFRHRSFTHSLIFISLLAYGFNFLIKSTDSNIVFICVSCGFLVGYVSHLVLDLLTKEGIEIFYPITINFSFLPIKTNSKTEKLICKALNFIVIFLLGYRFYILL; encoded by the coding sequence ATGGTAAAAGAAACTCATACTAAGGGAGGCTATATATTTGCACTTTTAGCGCTCCCTTATTTATATAAAACATTTTTAAATAATTATAGTGTATTTTATAAAGCTATTTTGCTTTTAATATACACATATTTTGCATATATAGGTTCATTATATCCTGATATCGATATGAGAGGTTCTTATATAAGTAAAAGATATCCTATTATATATAAATATTTTGGTTCTAGATTTAGGCATAGGAGCTTTACACATAGTCTAATTTTTATATCTTTACTTGCTTATGGTTTCAATTTTTTAATAAAATCTACAGATAGTAATATAGTATTTATATGTGTATCTTGTGGCTTTTTAGTAGGATATGTATCTCATCTAGTTTTAGATCTGCTAACTAAGGAAGGTATAGAGATTTTTTACCCTATAACCATTAATTTTTCATTCCTTCCTATAAAAACTAATTCTAAGACAGAAAAGTTAATATGCAAAGCTTTAAACTTTATAGTTATATTTTTACTAGGATATAGATTTTATATATTACTTTAA
- a CDS encoding TVP38/TMEM64 family protein, with translation MEYIQELNHFAQNYWILTMIIGLLASFIESFLPILPLMAIVGANALLLGLFGGLVLSWIGSGLGTALLFLIISRFNDNKLFNKFRNKKVNKAIKWMDKKGFKLLFFAYSCPFVPSFLVTIASAFCKVDPKCFIPAMLSGKFIMFLFISYPMSDIKGFINSPVKILVFCLLVFLSWTIGNKVKKSLENHEKDNETENV, from the coding sequence ATGGAATATATTCAAGAATTAAATCATTTTGCACAAAACTATTGGATTTTAACCATGATAATAGGATTACTAGCAAGCTTTATTGAAAGCTTTTTACCTATACTTCCTCTTATGGCTATAGTAGGAGCTAATGCACTTTTACTTGGGCTATTTGGAGGTCTTGTACTATCTTGGATAGGATCTGGTTTAGGTACTGCATTGCTATTTTTAATTATTAGTAGATTTAACGATAATAAGTTATTTAATAAATTTAGAAATAAAAAAGTAAATAAAGCAATAAAATGGATGGACAAAAAAGGATTTAAGTTACTATTTTTTGCTTATTCTTGTCCCTTTGTACCAAGTTTTTTAGTAACAATAGCATCTGCATTTTGTAAAGTGGATCCTAAATGTTTTATACCTGCAATGCTATCAGGAAAGTTTATAATGTTTTTATTTATAAGTTATCCAATGAGTGACATAAAAGGTTTTATAAACAGTCCTGTTAAAATATTAGTATTTTGTTTATTAGTATTTTTATCATGGACTATAGGTAATAAAGTTAAGAAAAGTTTAGAGAATCATGAAAAAGATAATGAAACTGAAAATGTATAG
- a CDS encoding Na+/H+ antiporter NhaC family protein: MRSKRNFRVLLMTIIIFMMSMPLVFAGGDDISTINSERLKMITLIPPLVAIVLAFITKNVVISLFVGIFSGSFIINMSSGNVIVAFVNAFLDIVNRALNSLADPWNAGIILQVLAIGGVISLVARMGGAKAIAESLAKRSKTARGTQLIAWFLGLLVFFDDYANSLIVGPIVRPVADKMKLSREKLAFIIDATAAPIAGLAIISTWIGLEVGLINDAFNGIGVEADAFGVFLNTIPYRFYNILILAFIVISAVLAKDFGPMREAQIKARSVNKNNNNSNNVSNDNSDLEPKEGIKLSSWNAIIPIGTLIIAALISFYYSGYTAAMNSDNQNLIQLFTNSPYSFDAIREAFSGADASVALFQSALFASIVGIVLGVSKNILTISEAIDAWIDGMKGLIMTGVILILAWSLSSVIKELGTAKYLVTLLSGTLPNFLLPSVVFILGAIISFATGTAYGTMGILMPLAIPLAYSINPEMSFIVVSTSAVLTGAIFGDHCSPISDTTIMSSMGAGCNHIDHVNTQMPYALFTAVITVLFGYIPAGLGIPVYIVLPIALLATFIGIHVLGKKTYEEVDNIIYTMD, translated from the coding sequence ATGAGAAGCAAGAGAAATTTTAGGGTATTATTAATGACTATTATAATTTTTATGATGTCTATGCCATTAGTATTTGCAGGGGGGGATGATATATCAACTATAAATTCAGAAAGACTTAAGATGATAACTTTAATACCACCATTAGTTGCTATAGTTTTAGCATTTATAACTAAGAATGTAGTAATATCGTTATTTGTAGGTATATTTTCAGGAAGCTTTATAATAAACATGTCATCTGGAAATGTTATAGTTGCTTTTGTTAATGCATTTTTAGATATAGTAAATAGGGCATTAAATTCATTAGCAGATCCATGGAATGCAGGTATAATACTTCAAGTTTTAGCTATAGGTGGGGTTATAAGCCTAGTAGCTAGAATGGGTGGTGCAAAAGCTATAGCAGAGAGCCTAGCCAAAAGATCAAAGACCGCTAGAGGGACTCAACTTATAGCATGGTTTTTAGGATTATTAGTATTCTTTGATGATTATGCAAATTCATTAATAGTTGGTCCTATAGTTAGACCAGTAGCAGACAAAATGAAACTATCAAGAGAAAAACTAGCGTTTATAATAGATGCTACAGCTGCACCTATAGCTGGGCTTGCTATAATATCTACATGGATAGGTCTTGAAGTTGGACTTATAAATGATGCATTTAACGGTATAGGAGTAGAAGCTGATGCATTTGGAGTATTTTTAAATACCATACCATATAGATTTTATAATATATTAATATTAGCATTTATAGTTATATCAGCAGTTCTAGCTAAGGATTTTGGACCAATGAGAGAAGCTCAAATTAAAGCCCGAAGTGTTAATAAAAATAATAACAATTCAAACAATGTTAGTAATGATAATTCTGATTTAGAGCCAAAAGAAGGTATAAAATTAAGTTCATGGAATGCAATAATACCTATAGGAACATTAATAATAGCTGCGTTAATTTCTTTTTATTATAGCGGATACACAGCAGCTATGAACTCAGATAACCAAAATCTAATACAATTATTTACTAATTCTCCATATTCATTTGATGCTATAAGAGAGGCGTTTAGTGGAGCAGATGCTTCGGTTGCATTATTCCAGTCAGCTTTATTTGCAAGTATTGTAGGCATAGTTCTTGGAGTTAGTAAAAATATACTTACAATCTCTGAAGCTATAGATGCTTGGATAGATGGAATGAAGGGACTTATTATGACTGGGGTTATATTAATACTTGCATGGTCATTAAGTTCTGTTATAAAAGAACTAGGAACAGCTAAATACTTAGTAACATTATTATCTGGAACACTACCAAATTTTTTATTACCAAGTGTAGTATTTATACTTGGAGCTATAATATCATTTGCCACAGGAACAGCCTATGGAACAATGGGAATACTTATGCCTCTTGCAATACCGCTAGCTTATTCTATAAATCCAGAGATGTCGTTTATAGTAGTTAGCACTAGTGCAGTATTAACAGGTGCTATATTTGGAGATCACTGCTCACCAATATCTGACACTACAATAATGTCTTCAATGGGAGCTGGATGTAATCATATAGATCATGTTAATACACAGATGCCTTATGCATTATTTACAGCCGTAATAACAGTATTATTTGGATATATACCGGCAGGACTTGGTATACCTGTTTATATAGTATTACCAATAGCTTTATTAGCTACATTTATAGGTATACATGTATTAGGTAAGAAAACGTATGAAGAAGTTGATAATATTATTTATACTATGGATTAG
- a CDS encoding PTS sugar transporter subunit IIC gives MMQILTSTALLLVVLALFTLFSYKAPHGMKAMGALASAACASFLVEAFHASLFGQQFGISFLEKVGAANGSLGGAAAAILVPLALGVSPVYAVLVGLTVSGFGILPGFVAGYLISFVVKFLEKKTPAGLDLIVIILIAAPLTRAIAGFMDPIVNDTLMQIGQALTAASTTSPILMGIILGGLITVVATAPLSSMALTSIIGLTGLPMAIGALAVFGSSFMNFVFFSKMKFGSKKDTIAVAIEPLTQSDIITANPIPVFVTNFIGGALSGVVVALVSSYVAPLAISVPGMATPIAGFAVAVGQNGTPALIAAVGCIVVSIIGALIGHTLFKNTKILTADEIRGTEESSAA, from the coding sequence ATGATGCAAATACTTACAAGTACAGCATTATTATTAGTTGTACTGGCATTATTCACATTATTTAGTTACAAGGCACCTCACGGAATGAAGGCAATGGGTGCATTAGCAAGTGCTGCTTGCGCAAGTTTCTTAGTTGAAGCATTCCACGCTTCGCTATTTGGACAACAATTTGGTATATCTTTCTTAGAGAAAGTTGGAGCTGCTAACGGTTCTTTAGGTGGTGCAGCTGCTGCTATATTAGTACCTTTAGCATTAGGTGTATCTCCAGTATACGCTGTATTAGTTGGTTTAACAGTTTCAGGATTTGGAATACTTCCAGGATTCGTTGCAGGATACTTAATATCATTCGTTGTTAAGTTCTTAGAAAAGAAAACTCCTGCTGGTCTTGATTTAATAGTTATAATATTAATTGCTGCTCCTTTAACAAGAGCAATAGCAGGATTTATGGATCCTATAGTTAATGATACATTAATGCAAATAGGACAAGCTTTAACAGCTGCCTCTACTACATCTCCAATATTAATGGGTATAATACTTGGTGGTTTAATAACAGTTGTTGCTACTGCTCCATTATCATCAATGGCTTTAACATCTATAATAGGATTAACAGGTCTTCCAATGGCAATAGGTGCATTAGCAGTATTTGGTTCTTCTTTCATGAACTTTGTATTCTTCTCAAAAATGAAATTTGGTTCAAAGAAAGATACAATAGCTGTTGCTATAGAGCCTTTAACTCAATCAGATATAATAACTGCTAATCCAATACCAGTATTTGTTACTAACTTCATAGGTGGAGCATTATCAGGTGTTGTAGTTGCATTAGTAAGTTCTTATGTTGCACCACTTGCAATAAGTGTTCCTGGTATGGCAACTCCTATAGCTGGTTTCGCTGTTGCAGTTGGTCAAAACGGAACTCCTGCTTTAATAGCTGCTGTTGGATGTATAGTAGTTAGTATAATAGGTGCTTTAATAGGACATACATTATTCAAAAATACAAAAATACTTACTGCTGATGAGATACGTGGAACAGAAGAATCTTCTGCAGCATAA
- a CDS encoding pentapeptide repeat-containing protein, giving the protein MGYINFEEEKAVVNEQLSNRKKNNETFYKDATTKKIELNDYDNNSKYSYNKIKDKLIGKDGIFDEQDFYEIVEQDIICAKFRKCDFKNIKFKDCTFIGCTFNDCNFSGGGVVFENCIFIKEGSEKRPSLNKKDNIGCSFYNCDIYAKFLNSDLSYCIFEKCKISNTSFELTYLKSSIIINSEIDMFEIIDCDLSGFKISNTYIQDIMFDDKFTTKFDAKTFFDKIEPRVKDKNEYEGIYMTYKTLSEKFKENNLNNNFGEYYYIGKCTQRKCVKFLPKINSYIYWLACGYGERPWLCVLSSLVIMIIFAFIFLAVGIELDGQVIKYSLSNIGTWNLKQFIKDFNEVINLSVGMFGAVGFNNSKPTEVAYMVANIEMLVGIIMMGVGIGTLTRKVVR; this is encoded by the coding sequence ATGGGATATATAAATTTTGAAGAAGAAAAGGCCGTAGTGAATGAACAATTATCAAATAGAAAAAAAAATAACGAAACATTTTATAAAGATGCAACTACAAAAAAAATAGAACTAAATGATTATGATAATAATTCAAAATATAGCTATAATAAAATAAAAGATAAACTAATCGGCAAAGATGGTATATTTGACGAACAAGATTTTTATGAAATAGTAGAGCAAGATATAATTTGCGCTAAATTTAGAAAATGTGATTTTAAAAATATTAAATTCAAAGACTGCACATTTATAGGTTGTACTTTTAATGATTGCAATTTTAGCGGTGGAGGAGTTGTATTTGAAAATTGTATATTCATAAAAGAAGGAAGTGAAAAACGACCTTCTTTAAATAAAAAAGACAATATAGGGTGTAGTTTCTATAATTGTGATATATATGCAAAATTTTTAAATAGTGACTTATCATATTGTATTTTCGAAAAATGTAAGATTAGTAACACAAGTTTTGAATTAACATATTTAAAATCTTCAATTATAATAAATAGTGAAATTGATATGTTTGAGATTATAGATTGTGATCTTTCAGGCTTTAAAATTTCAAATACATATATACAAGATATAATGTTTGATGATAAATTTACAACTAAATTTGATGCTAAAACATTTTTTGATAAAATTGAACCTAGAGTTAAGGATAAAAATGAATATGAAGGTATATATATGACATATAAAACTTTGTCCGAAAAATTTAAGGAAAATAACTTGAATAATAATTTTGGAGAATATTATTATATAGGTAAATGTACACAAAGAAAATGTGTTAAATTTTTACCTAAAATAAATTCGTATATATATTGGTTAGCATGTGGGTATGGAGAAAGACCTTGGCTTTGTGTATTATCATCTTTAGTAATAATGATAATATTTGCATTTATATTTTTAGCAGTAGGTATTGAGTTAGATGGACAGGTTATAAAATATAGTTTAAGTAATATTGGTACATGGAACCTAAAACAGTTTATTAAAGATTTTAATGAGGTTATAAATTTAAGTGTAGGTATGTTTGGAGCTGTTGGGTTTAACAATTCAAAGCCCACAGAAGTAGCATACATGGTAGCAAATATTGAAATGCTTGTAGGAATCATTATGATGGGAGTAGGTATAGGAACTCTAACGAGAAAAGTTGTAAGATAG
- a CDS encoding mechanosensitive ion channel family protein: protein MTNPDAIAKEVSSKVQQMSKMPLDTLIEKFIGWVTEYGIKLIIGLIVISIGLKIIKKVVKQFGVFLEKRDVDITLRRFIQSLTAGVLKVILFIGILGYWDVKLTGLAAIVASGGVAIGLALQGSLSNFAGGFIILLLRPFKVGDYIQTGVYEGTVEEIGLFYTKLTTIDNKLILIPNGTLSNGSLINYSAKEERRVDLTFSVGYENNILHVKEVLTDIVKKQEFVLDNPKPFIGVSAHSPSSVDFIVKVWCKSEHYWDIHFSLLEKVKLRFDEENISIPYPQMDLHVKKEDLGL from the coding sequence ATGACAAATCCAGATGCAATAGCAAAAGAAGTGTCGAGTAAGGTACAACAAATGAGTAAAATGCCACTTGATACACTTATTGAAAAATTTATAGGATGGGTTACTGAATATGGAATAAAGCTTATAATAGGTCTTATAGTTATATCTATAGGATTAAAGATTATAAAAAAGGTAGTAAAACAATTTGGAGTATTTTTAGAAAAAAGAGATGTTGATATAACATTAAGAAGATTCATACAGTCATTAACAGCAGGTGTGTTAAAAGTTATATTATTTATAGGAATTCTTGGCTATTGGGATGTTAAATTGACAGGTCTTGCAGCGATTGTAGCTTCTGGTGGGGTTGCCATAGGTTTAGCCCTTCAAGGCAGTTTATCTAACTTTGCAGGTGGTTTTATAATATTATTACTTAGACCATTTAAAGTAGGGGATTATATACAAACTGGAGTTTATGAAGGTACAGTTGAAGAAATAGGGTTATTCTATACTAAATTGACAACTATAGACAATAAGTTAATATTAATACCAAATGGAACATTGTCAAATGGTAGTTTAATAAACTATTCAGCAAAGGAAGAAAGAAGAGTTGATTTAACATTTAGTGTAGGATATGAAAATAATATACTCCATGTTAAGGAAGTATTAACGGATATCGTAAAAAAACAAGAGTTTGTTTTAGATAATCCTAAACCATTTATAGGTGTTAGTGCTCATAGTCCAAGTTCTGTTGACTTTATAGTTAAAGTATGGTGTAAATCGGAACATTATTGGGATATACATTTTAGCCTATTAGAGAAGGTCAAATTAAGATTTGATGAAGAAAATATAAGCATACCTTATCCACAAATGGATTTACATGTGAAAAAGGAAGATTTAGGTCTATAA